The Sphingomonas alpina genome has a segment encoding these proteins:
- a CDS encoding Maf family protein, whose translation MTSPSTPKLVLASTSPRRLELLARIGIVPDRIAAPDIDEDPAKGEEPRVYVERIAAAKAHAVDRAPGEVILAGDTTIAVGQRILGKPEDEADLRRMLGLLSGRRHHCLSAVCVIDAAGKVRTRLSDTIVAFKPLSREDIDAYVASGEGMGKAGGYAIQGRAETWVRFLSGSHSGVVGLPLFETRALLTSAGLPLLQQGIPQGRPLA comes from the coding sequence ATGACGTCGCCCTCCACTCCCAAGCTCGTCCTCGCGTCGACCAGTCCGCGCCGGCTGGAGCTGCTTGCCCGGATCGGTATCGTCCCGGATCGCATCGCCGCGCCCGATATCGACGAGGACCCGGCCAAGGGCGAGGAACCACGTGTCTATGTCGAGCGCATCGCAGCCGCCAAGGCGCATGCGGTCGATCGTGCGCCGGGCGAGGTGATCCTGGCCGGCGACACGACCATCGCGGTCGGCCAGCGCATTCTCGGCAAGCCCGAGGACGAAGCCGATCTGCGGCGCATGCTCGGCCTGCTCTCCGGTCGCCGTCACCATTGCCTGTCGGCGGTATGCGTGATCGACGCGGCGGGAAAGGTGCGCACCCGCCTGTCCGACACGATCGTCGCGTTCAAGCCGCTCAGCCGCGAGGATATCGACGCCTATGTCGCCAGCGGCGAAGGCATGGGCAAGGCCGGCGGCTATGCCATTCAGGGTCGCGCGGAAACCTGGGTGCGCTTCCTCTCCGGCAGCCATTCGGGCGTGGTCGGATTGCCCTTGTTCGAGACGCGTGCGCTGCTGACCAGCGCTGGCCTGCCCCTGCTTCAGC
- a CDS encoding alpha/beta hydrolase family protein — protein sequence MIRKLIGVFAVAIAVGPTAAQSPAPPTISPAVAPAAPIPIDHFASLPFLTAPELSPDGTRIAARIAIAGQLRLAIVPLGDVKKMVMLGMGDNDLNDWEWVNNDWLIANIGATEKVEGDDWYLTRTAAVSADGKKISILGARTAAQNAGNVLWMARDGSPHILLAMQTSVYSNDPGFWPEVRDFDVSTGKSVRVVPSTDKVSSWFTDGAGMVRMGVAYNDDNRSYRLLYRDNPTKSFRTVSKARGRGASLGSLPAMFLPESGKALAFDDDDGFNALYAFDLATLKTGEKMFGKPGYDIGGIIPDATGTRIIGVQYTDTRARTHWFDPALAKIQADIDKAVGARHAQITSWSSDFSVLIVKVAGADRPGAYYVYRPDDGRLRILAKVNEALGTDAQSPVSTIKYKARDGLEISAILTVPKGKAAKDLPFILMPHGGPFARDDESWDWWAQFLASRGYAVLQPNYRGSSGYGTTFAEKGQGQWGLAMQDDLVDAVKWATGSGLADAKRICIVGGSYGGYAAFRAAQRDTGLYRCAVSYAGVSDLSAMLRYDSRFLNSGARGDWMRQQAPDLKNVSPINHAAEFSVPMLIMHGKVDRVVPVKQSREMVEKLKAAGKPYRYVEQPLGDHHFSRQADRAQFLTELEAFLKQYNPA from the coding sequence ATGATTCGGAAGTTGATCGGGGTATTTGCCGTCGCCATCGCCGTCGGCCCGACCGCGGCGCAGTCGCCGGCCCCGCCAACCATCTCTCCAGCGGTAGCGCCCGCCGCACCGATCCCGATCGACCATTTCGCCAGCCTGCCGTTCCTGACCGCACCGGAATTGTCACCGGACGGCACCAGAATCGCCGCGCGCATCGCAATCGCCGGACAATTGCGCCTCGCCATCGTGCCGCTTGGTGACGTGAAGAAAATGGTCATGCTCGGGATGGGCGACAATGATCTCAACGACTGGGAATGGGTCAATAATGACTGGCTGATCGCCAATATCGGGGCGACGGAGAAGGTCGAGGGTGACGACTGGTATCTCACCCGCACTGCCGCGGTCAGCGCGGACGGCAAGAAGATCTCCATACTTGGCGCGAGGACTGCGGCGCAGAATGCCGGCAATGTGCTGTGGATGGCGCGCGATGGATCGCCGCACATCCTGCTCGCCATGCAGACCTCGGTCTATAGCAACGATCCGGGTTTCTGGCCCGAAGTGCGCGATTTCGATGTCAGCACGGGCAAGAGTGTCCGCGTCGTCCCCTCGACCGACAAAGTATCGAGTTGGTTCACCGATGGCGCCGGCATGGTGCGGATGGGCGTTGCCTATAACGACGACAACCGTTCCTATCGCCTGCTCTACCGCGACAACCCGACCAAATCGTTCCGCACCGTCAGCAAGGCGCGCGGCCGCGGCGCTTCGCTCGGCAGCCTTCCCGCAATGTTCCTGCCCGAGTCGGGCAAGGCGCTGGCGTTCGACGACGACGACGGCTTCAACGCGCTCTACGCCTTCGACCTCGCCACGCTGAAGACCGGCGAGAAGATGTTCGGCAAGCCGGGCTATGACATCGGCGGGATCATTCCCGATGCCACCGGCACCCGGATCATCGGCGTGCAATATACCGACACGCGCGCCCGCACGCACTGGTTCGACCCGGCCCTGGCGAAGATTCAGGCCGATATCGACAAGGCCGTCGGGGCGCGGCACGCGCAGATCACCTCGTGGAGCAGTGATTTCAGCGTGCTGATCGTCAAGGTCGCCGGCGCCGACCGCCCCGGCGCCTATTATGTCTATCGGCCGGACGATGGCAGGCTGCGCATCCTGGCCAAGGTCAATGAAGCGCTGGGCACCGACGCCCAGTCGCCGGTCAGCACGATCAAGTACAAGGCGCGCGACGGGCTGGAAATCTCCGCGATACTCACCGTACCGAAGGGCAAGGCCGCAAAGGACCTGCCGTTCATTCTGATGCCGCATGGCGGCCCGTTCGCGCGCGACGACGAAAGCTGGGACTGGTGGGCGCAATTCCTCGCCAGCCGCGGCTATGCCGTGCTGCAGCCCAATTATCGTGGCTCATCGGGCTATGGCACCACCTTTGCGGAAAAAGGCCAGGGCCAATGGGGCCTGGCGATGCAGGACGATTTGGTCGACGCGGTCAAATGGGCGACGGGCAGCGGCCTGGCCGACGCCAAGCGCATCTGCATCGTCGGCGGGTCCTATGGCGGTTATGCCGCGTTCCGCGCGGCGCAGCGTGATACCGGCCTGTATCGTTGCGCGGTGTCCTATGCCGGGGTCTCCGACCTTTCCGCGATGCTGCGCTATGACAGCCGCTTCCTCAACAGCGGCGCGCGCGGCGACTGGATGCGCCAGCAGGCGCCGGACCTGAAAAACGTATCGCCGATCAATCACGCCGCCGAGTTCAGCGTGCCGATGCTGATCATGCATGGCAAGGTCGACCGGGTCGTGCCGGTCAAGCAATCGCGCGAGATGGTCGAGAAGCTGAAGGCAGCGGGCAAACCCTATCGCTATGTCGAACAGCCGCTCGGCGACCATCATTTCTCGCGCCAGGCCGACCGTGCCCAGTTCCTGACCGAACTCGAGGCGTTCCTGAAACAATATAATCCGGCATGA
- the infA gene encoding translation initiation factor IF-1 — protein MAKEELLEMRGQVVELLPNAMFRVKLENDHEILGHTAGKMRKNRIRVLVGDEVLVELTPYDLTKGRITYRFK, from the coding sequence TTGGCCAAGGAAGAACTGCTCGAAATGCGCGGCCAGGTGGTGGAGCTTTTGCCCAACGCCATGTTCCGCGTGAAGCTTGAGAATGACCATGAAATTCTTGGTCACACCGCCGGCAAGATGCGCAAGAACCGCATCCGCGTGCTGGTCGGCGACGAAGTGCTCGTCGAACTCACGCCCTATGACCTGACCAAGGGCCGTATCACATACCGGTTCAAGTAA
- a CDS encoding oxygenase MpaB family protein yields the protein MPHITGMNPVRALVERQIDSLVGPSPNDIPFDLSTGDNGLFGPGSVAWDVHGDFATMMVGGVAALLLQMLHPAALAGVWDHSDFRRDMRGRLRRTARFVGGTTYASTEQAEAMIDRVRRIHDRVSGTLPDGTPYSATDPVLLTWVHVAESASFLAAYRRYRDPAMPVARQDRYFAEVAVVAERLGATNIPRSRAAVDAYLEAMRPQLRSDERTRAIAHALFNPPADTLAVKPMQSLTMAAGIDLLPPWAAAMHGLTRSRGQRHLVRAGAASIGMALRWALSERTARKDSLLRARAASRG from the coding sequence ATGCCCCACATCACCGGCATGAACCCGGTCCGCGCCCTGGTCGAACGGCAGATCGACAGCCTGGTCGGTCCGTCGCCCAATGATATCCCGTTCGACCTGTCGACCGGCGATAATGGCCTGTTCGGTCCCGGGTCGGTTGCCTGGGACGTGCATGGCGATTTCGCGACGATGATGGTCGGCGGCGTCGCCGCGCTGCTGCTGCAGATGCTCCACCCCGCCGCACTGGCCGGGGTATGGGACCATAGCGATTTCCGCCGCGACATGCGCGGGCGGTTGCGCCGCACCGCGCGCTTCGTCGGAGGCACCACCTATGCCTCGACCGAACAGGCCGAGGCGATGATCGACCGGGTGCGCCGTATCCATGACCGGGTCAGCGGTACCCTGCCCGACGGCACGCCTTATTCCGCGACCGACCCGGTACTGCTCACCTGGGTCCATGTCGCCGAATCGGCAAGCTTCCTTGCCGCCTATCGGCGCTATCGCGACCCGGCGATGCCGGTGGCACGACAGGATCGCTATTTCGCCGAAGTCGCGGTGGTCGCGGAGCGGCTCGGCGCAACGAATATCCCGCGGAGCCGCGCCGCAGTCGACGCCTATCTCGAGGCGATGCGCCCGCAGCTGCGCAGCGACGAGCGCACCCGCGCCATCGCCCATGCCCTGTTCAACCCGCCCGCCGACACGCTGGCGGTCAAGCCGATGCAGTCATTGACCATGGCGGCGGGGATCGACCTGCTGCCGCCCTGGGCCGCGGCGATGCACGGCCTGACCCGGTCGCGCGGGCAGCGCCATCTGGTCCGCGCCGGCGCCGCGAGCATCGGCATGGCGCTGCGCTGGGCGCTCAGCGAACGCACCGCCCGCAAGGACTCGCTGCTGCGCGCACGAGCGGCATCGCGGGGGTAA